The nucleotide window CTCTGCGGGCCCGGATGCGCCACCTCAGCGAGCACCCACTCCGTGACTTGCCGCAAAACGCCCCTTCAGCACCCGGGAAGGGGCAGAATGCGGCAAGTCGGCGAACACATATCCGCCCACTTGCCGCAAAGTGCCCTTTCAGCACTCGCCAAGGGGCAGGATGCGGCAACTAGGCGAACCCACATTCACCCACTTGCCGCAAAACACCCCTTCAGCACCCGCGAAGGGGCAGAATGCGGCAAGTCGGCGAACCCAAATCCGCCCACTTGCCGCAAAACGCCCATTCAGCACCCGCGAAGGGGCAGAATGCGGCAACTCGATGAATAGCCATCCGCGAGTTGCCGCAAAGCACCCCTTCAGTACTCGCCGGCAGGCAGGATGCGCCACCTCGGTGGCTGCCGCCGGACGATCGCACCCGCGCCGAACGGGTCACGCACTGGGCGTGACTCCGCGCTGGCGGCGCAGGTACTCAGTTGACGTTCTCACCGCAAAACGGGCACTTGTAATCGATTCTCGGTTGATACTGGTCCTTGAACACCGTGTGCCCCTTCTCGCAGGCGGCGTCGAGCAGCCAGTTGCCAGTGCGCGTCTTGGATGCCTCCGTTCTGAACATCAGAAGGCGTCCGATCCGACGAACTTCGCTTCGACGGCGTCTGCCGCACCGGTGACGAGCACCAATGGCGCGTCAAAGTCGCCCGCATCGAGGTCGGCAAGCGGCACGGAGTGTCTGATCATGAGCATGTCGCCGTAGATCACAACACCGCCGACCGAGTATTCGGACACTTCACGGAGCAGGGAGTTCAACTCGACCGTTCCGACAGTTGCCACCGGCGAAGCGATTATGGCGAACTCGACACCCGTACCGGTGGTGCTGTGGCTGACGAGCACCATTTGAGATCGCCCGTTACCGGTAGAAAACAGGAGTTTCAGCAAGTCCCCGTCGTCAGCGGAGATCTGATAGTTGGATCCGATGTAGGACTTCAGTTGTAGCCATGACGCCATGTGCCTCTCCTTAGGTCAGATTTTCGCAGGAGCATGAGGGGTGCCGCCCTGCGCTGAAGTGAACGTAGCCGCGACCTCATTCCGCCGAGACGCCCAGTACGGGGGTGACCTCTCCGCCGCCACAAGGGTGCTCCATCACCGCCCGCCAGGGCAGCAGGATGCTGCACCAGGACGAACATGCATCCACCCACTTGCCGCGAAACGCCCCTTCAGCACCCGGGAAGGGGCGGAATGCGGCAACTCGGCGAACACACATCCGCCCACTTGCCGCAAAGTGACCCTTCAGCGCCCGCGAAGGGGCGGAATGCGGCAACTCGATGATCAGTGAGGGCTCGGCAGCTCGACGGAGGAGTAGGCGCCGAAACGGCCCCTCCGATTGGGCGGAAGGGCCGTGGCGGGCGACGCGAGTGCGGACTGACAGTGACGATAACCGGATGCGCGACCGCGGGCATCCGCGCCGGTGCTGAAACCGCGGCAACGCTGGCGCGGCGCTGGCACGACACCGGCGCGAAAAGGGGAACCGGCGCGACACCGAGGCATCTGGCCGGTAAAGGGGAACCGGCGCGACTCCGAAGCGCCTCACCTATAAAGACACCGCAGGGCCTTGCCTATAAGGGGGAACCAGCTCGACGCCGAGGCATCTCGCCGGCAGAGCAGAACCGGCGCGACACCCCAGTGCCTCGCCGACGGGGGAACCGGCGCGACACGAAGGTGTGAGGTGCCACGCCGGCCGTTTGAGGGGCCGAACCGCGAGTGGTTACGCGGCCTTGGGCTCGGCGGGGAGCAGGCTGCGGAACGCGGCCGAGTGGTAGATCAGCGGGTCGCGGTCGTCGCTCACCTTAAGCGACTTCACCTCGAGCAGCACGATCGTGTGGTCGCCGGCCGGGGTCTCCGAGTAGATCTCGCAGTCGAGCCAGAGCGAGGAGCCCTCGATGAACAGCGCGCCCAGCTCGGTGGTGCGGGTGTCGAGGCCGGCGAACCGGTCGCCCTTGCGGGAGGCCAGCTGGTAGCACTCGCGGGCGTGGTCGCTGCCGAGGATCGAGACGCCGATGCGTCCGCCCTGGCGCAGCACCGGCCAGGTCGTGGAGCTGTTCTGCACCGAGAACAGCACCAGCGGCGGCTCGTACGACACACCAACGGAGAACGACGACGCCACCAGGCCGGTGGGCACCCCGTCGATCTCGGCGCAGAGTGCGGCGACACCGGAGGGGAACTTACCGAACGCCGAGCGGATGTCGCTCGGGTCGCTGCTGATGGTTTCGAGGCCGTGCGTGTCGGTGGGCGCCAGCGCCGTGACGAGGTCCAGGTCCAGGTCGAGGTCCCGGTCAGCGTCTACGGTCGACTGCGGGTCCACGGGCGCCGCCGCGTCGAGGTCGAGGTCCACCGGGGCTCCGGTCAGGTCGCGGGGGCTCATGCGCCGGCTCCGTTCGAGACGGTGGCGGATGCGTCGGACGCGGTCTGCACATCCGACTCGGGGTTCTTGCCCAACATGCCCATCGTCAACGGTTGCAACAGGCGCAGCACGGCGAGGTTCTCGGATGCCCAGGCGGCGACGATCTCCTCCATCTTCTCCATCTGGCCGGTGACGAAGTAGAGGCCCTTGGTGGGCACGCTCGCACCGAGCTCGACGAGCAGCGGACGCAGGTTCACGTCGACGCCCATCGAGTGGCTGAGGTCGGCGCCGGTCATCACCGGGATGGCGGTGACGCCGCGCAGGCCGTTCGCCGCATAACGGTCGAGGAAGCCCTTGAGCAGGCCGGTGTAGGTGGCCTTGTAGGTGGGGCTGGCGACGACGAGCAGGTCGCTGTCGGCGACGGCCTGGTTGAGTTCGGCCATCTCCGGGGAGGGCCACTCGAAGATGTGGCTCGAGTGAACGGCCAGGTCGATGACCCGCAGGTCATAGGTGCCGGCGACGAGAAGCTCGTCGACCAGCGTTTCCGCAAGCTTGAGGGTGCGGCTCTGGGGCTTGGGGTTGCCCACCAGAATTGTAATTTTCAGCATCGTGTTCCTCCATCGAACCACTGGATCAGGTCACGAATTCGAGGACGAACTACCAATCGTGAGCGCCTGGATGCGTGCGTGGAATCGCACACCTGTCGGCACGGACATGCATAGCTTCGTCATCAAACTCGATGAGTGAGCCACTGAGGATTGGTGTCTCAGATGGTGAGCAACGGCTTACGTCGCACTCATAGTCTGCGCATCCCCCGTTGCGGCTGCGTGTCCCGGTTATTACAACTGTGTTTCGCCACCTCGGTTGTTCCAAAACGGGTGGGCAATGGGTGCTGCTGGGCGGCGGATGCGGGCATCCGCCGGGCCATCGGCCCTTGCGCCGGCCCAGAACCGGCGCGACCATATTCGCATGGCGCACATCGTGCTCTCGGTCATGCCGTTCGCCGGCCACGTGGCGCCCGCGACGGGGCTCGTCGCCGAACTGGTGGCGCGCGGCCACTCCGTCACCGTGTACACCGGGGCGCACTACCGCGGCCGGTTCGAGGCTCTCGGCGCCGCCGTGCACACCTGGCAGGCCGCCCCCGACTTCGACGAGCACAACCTGCCCGCCACGTTCCCCGGCACCGATCGGCCCGGGCGACTGGCCGTGCGGGCAGACATCGAGCAGGTCTTCGTGCGCACCCTGGGCGGCCAGGCCCGCGACCTGGTGCACCTGCACCGGCGGCATCCCATCGACCTGCTGCTCGGCGACGTGTTGACGTTCGGCACCGGGCCGGCCGCCGAGCTGCTCGACGTGCCGTGGGTCACCGTGTCGTTTGTGCCGCTGAGCTACCCGACCCCCACCCTGCCGATGCCCGGCGTGGGCCTGAGCCCGGGGCGTGGCCGCGGCGGCCGGGTGCGTGACGCGGCCCTGCGGAGCGTGTTCGCCCTGTTCTCCCGCCGCATCGGCCGGCTGCTCACCGAGCAACGCGACGGGCTGGGCCTGCCGCCCAGCACCACCCCGATCAACCGGGTGTTGTATTCGCCGCGCCTCAACCTGGCCAGCGGATGCGCACTGCTGGACTTCTCCCGCACCGACTTACCCGACACCGTACGGTTCGTGGGCCGGTTGCCCACGGTGGGCGGCGAACATCCGCTGCCCGACTGGTGGGCACAGCTCGGCGACCGGCCGGTGGTGCTGGTCACCCAGGGCACCCTGAACATCGATGCCCGGCAGCTGCTGCGGCCGGCGCTGGAGGCGCTGGCCGACGTGGATGTGACCGTGCTGGCCACCACCGGTGGGGTGCCGCTGCCGTTCCCGGCGCCGGAGAATGCGTTCGTGGCCGACTTCGTGCCGTTCGATAGGGCGCTGGGCCGGGCCAGCCTGGTGATCAGCAACGGCGGCTGGGGCGGCACCGTCGAAACGCTGGCGGCCGGGGTGCCGATGATCGTGGCCGGCGGCGACCGCGACAAGCCCGAGGTGGCCGCGCGGGTGGGCTACAGCGGCGCCGGCGTGAACATGCGCACCGGGCGGCCGTCCGCGCGGGCGGTCGCCACGGCATACGCGCGGGTCGTGGCCGACCCGGGCTTTCGCGACCGGGCCCGCGCGGTGGCCGCGGAGCTCGATGGGCTCGGCGGCACGGGCCGGGCGATCGACCTCGTCGAGGAGGCACTCGCCGACGTCGGCGCCTAACGTAGCGCGGCCCAGGCCCGGCCCCAGCCGCGCCCAGCCCAGCCCAGCCCGACCCGCCGCCAGCACGCCCCGGCCCCGGCCCCGAAAACCCAATCTGCTAGCCTCGCCATTCGCCTACCGCGCCACGCGGCGGGCAGACACGGGGGGGGGGGAAATAACATGTCGGTGAAGACTCTGGGGTTCGGGTTCGCGGGGGTGCTGGTGCTGGCGCTCGTCGGTTGTGCCGGCGGTGACGCGGCACAAACGGATGCGGCGCCCACGGCATCCGCCCCGGCCGCCACCTCGGCCACGCCCACCCCCGACGCCACCGCCGAGTCCTTCCCCACCCTCACCGATGCGGATCTCGCCGGCGTCTTCACGGACCTGCAGTTCGTTCCCGACGAGTTCGACGACACCAGCGCCATGCTGAACTCGATCTACCCCGGCCTGACGACATCCGACGACACCTGCCTCACCCCGTTCGGAGCGGGCTGGGACCAGACCGTGAGTGACGGCACCGTGCAGTTCGGCACGAGCGGCGACCGCTCGATGACGGCGGTCGTGGCCAGTGCCGGCGACGGCGATGTCGCCTCTGCGCTCGTGGCCGACTCGGCGGATGCGCTCGCGCGCTGCGCCACCGGCACCGACCTGTTCGTGATGCAGGGCCAGCCCGTGCAGACGAAGGTCGAACCGTTCGATGTCGAGCTCACCGGCGCCGACGAGTCCGTCGCGTTCCGGGTCACCGGCGATGTCGGCGGTTCCGCCTTCACCCTCGTCGGGATGACGGTCCGCGTCGGCGGCAACGTGGTCGCGCTCGTCGGCTGGGACCCGGCCACGAACGAGTCCTACGTGCCGTCCGCGACGCAGATGTTCGTCGACACGCTCTAGCCTTTCGGCCCACACGCGGGCAGCATCGGGTCATGACCAAGTATCTGATCACCTTCCCGGCCGAAGCGCTGGTCGTCAGCGACGAGGAATTCCCGATCGTCGAGGCCGAATCGCGCGCTGTGATCGAGGAGGCGAAGGCCGCCGGCGTCTACGTCTTCGGCGGCGGCATCAACGAAGGCGCTGCTCCCGTGCTGGTGTCCGCCGACGGGTCGGTGGGCACGGAGATCTACCCGGGCTCCGAGCTCACGGGCGGGTTCACCGTGCTGGAGCTGCCGACGCGCGCGGACGCGGTTGAGTGGGCGCGGAAGATCGCGGTGGCCTGCCGGTGTGCGCAGGAGCTCCGCGAGTTCCACTATGACCCGGGCAGTTAGGCGGGTATCGCCGTCGACGCGGAAGCGCGGGGGCTCGCGTGGGCCGGGCGACGTATCATCCGCTCGTGTGGTCGAATAGAACCGATGCATACTCCCCCAGCCCCGCCCGCTCGCACCGTCATCGCCCCCGACAACGTGCAGATCGCCACCTACGAGTTCGGCGACCCCGATGCGCCCACCGTGCTCGCGGTGCACGGTTTCGCGTCAAGCGCGCTGGCCAATTTTCACGCCACCGGTTGGATCCGCGACCTGGTGCGCGAGGGCTACCACGTGATCGCGATCGACCAGCGCGGCCACGGCCAGAGCGACAAGCCGCACTCCGCCGACGGCTATTCGATGGACCTGCTCGTCACCGACGTGCTCACCGTGCTCGACACCTTCATGCTCGACGAGGTCGACTACGTGGGCTACTCCCTCGGCGCCCGGGTCGGCTGGCACGCCGCCCGGTTCATGCCCACCCGCATCAACCGGGCCGTCTTCGGCGGCATCCCCGACGGCGACCCGCTCACCCGGTTCCGGGTCGACGAGGCACGCGCTTTCGTGCAGAGCGGCACGCCGGTGACGGATGCGCTCACCGCCGCGTATCTGAAAATGGCCGGCGCCATCCGCGACAACGACCTCGAGGCGCTGATCGCCCTCGTCGAGGGGATGCGCGACGGCCCACAGCCGCACGCCGCGAACGCGCCCGAGCAGCGGGTGCTCTTCGCCACCGGCAGCGAGGACCGCATCCTCGAGGCGTCCCGGGCCCTGGCCGAGGCCACCCCGCACGCGTCGTTCTTCGAGATCCCTGGTCGCAACCACTTCAACGCGCCCACCTCCCGGGCCTTCCGGGATGCCGCGATCGAGTTCCTGGGCCTGCCCGGCTCCGACTGAGCCCGGGCGCGACACACGCGCACCTCACCAGGTCTCGACAAGCTCGACCAACGACCAGGCACGACACACGCGCACGTCACCACCATCCCGCTGGTCGAGCTCGTCGAGACCCCGCGAGACGACCTGCAGACGGGACCGCACGGCGCCGGCTAACTCGGCTTGACCGCCTTGACGATGGCGCCGTGCATCTGCGGGGCCACCTCGTGGGTGAACTCCACGCTCACGTCGGTGAATCCCACCGCGGTCAGCGCCACCCGGTACTCCTCCTCAGACAGCGCCCCGGCGATGCAGCCCGCAAAGGAACCGCGCTCGATGCGCTCACTCTCGCTGAGCTGGTTCTCTGCCACGACGTCGGAGAGCCCGAGCCGGCCGCCCGGCGTGAGCACCCGGAACATCTCGCGCACCACGGCGTTCTTGTCGGCCGAGAGGTTGATCACGCAGTTGGAGATGATCACGTTCACGGTCGCATTCGGCAGCGGAATCTCTTCGATGAAACCCTTGAGGAACTCGACGTTCGTGGCGCCGGCCGTGGCGGCATTCGCGCGGGCGAGGGCGAGCATCTCGTCGGTCATGTCCAGGCCGTAGGCGAAGCCGGTGGGGCCCACCCGGCGGGCGGAGAGCAGCACGTCGATGCCGCCGCCGGAGCCGAGGTCGAGCACGGTCTCGCCGGGACGCAGGTCGGCCACCGCGGTGGGGTTGCCGCAGCCGATGCTGGCCAGCATCGCCGCGTCGGGCACCTCGGCCTGCTCCATCCCGGTGTACAGCGCCGAGCCGAACACACCGCTCGTCTCCAGCGGTGTGCCGCAGCAGGAGCCCTCGCTCACGTCGGTGATCTGCAGGGCCTGCGCGGCGTAACGCTCCCGCACCTGCTCGGTGATGGCCGACTTCTCGGTCGCGGTCTTGTCGCTCATCTGCGGTCCTGCCTTCAGCACATATCGACGGGCGTCGATGTAGCAAGTATGGCGGTAACATAGACGGGCGTCAATGGGCTCACATCGGAGCTGCGTCGCCGCTGCCTCGCCCCTGGGGGACCCAGCGTCGCCGCGGGGCCCGCCGCCCACAACTGTTCCCCGTCCGGACAAATGTTGCCGGCGCACCGGGCGCAAATGTCCGCTTCGGCAACAGTTGGCGGGCGGGCGCGCGCAGACCGCGGCTAGGAGGGACTCCGGGACTGCGGGGCTAGAGGGACTCCCAGTAGGCGAGGACCTGGGCGGTGGAGTAGATCTCGCCGGTCTTCATGCCGAGGTCGAAGATGTTGGCGGCGTGCACCTCGGGCAGGCGGTCGCCCACGGCGTCCTCCACGATGATCGGGATGAACCCGTTCTGCATGGCGTCGATGGCGGATGCGCGCACGCAGCCGCTGGTGCTCAGCCCGGCGATCACGGCCGTGTCGATGCCCCGCGCCACGAGGTTCGCGGCGAGGCTGGTGCCGAAGAACGCGCTCGGGTACTGCTTGGTGATGAGGGTGTCACCGGGCAGCGGGGCGAGGCTGTCGATGAACTCCTTGTAGGGGCTGCCGGGCAGGAACGCGGCCAGGGCCGGCACCTTGCGGAAGAACACACCGGCATCGGACCCGTCGGGCGCGAGCACCACGGTGGTGATGTAGACCGGCACCCCGGCGGCGCGGGCGGCGGCGGCGAGCACCCTCATCTGCTCGGCAGGCTTCTCCACGCCGGCGTAGAGGCCGCAGGTCTTGTCGATGTAGGCCACGACCGGGTCGACGATGATCAGTGCCGGGCGGGCCCCGGGTTCGAGGCCGCCCGTGTAGCCGGCGGCGGCATAGTCGGCCGCGGCATCCGTGGACGAGGTGTCGGGGGTGGTGCTCATGGCTGCTCCTGGGGTGTGGGTGGGTCGGATGGCGGGGTTGCGGCTCACGGGTCGGTGATCACGATGATAGGCAGGGTTCGGGGGCGGCCGGGGCGCGGGCCGATCACGCTGAGGATGCCGCCGATGAGCGCGAGCACCGCGAAGAGCACGAGCGCCCACTGCACCCCGTTGACGAACGAGTTCAGGCCGGAGGGGTCCATGCCGAACAGGGTGCCGTTGTAGGCGGCGAGCCGCTCCGACGCGCTCAGGCCGCCGGTGGCGATGGCCAGCGCGATCGCGGTGCTGAACAGGTAGCCGGCGTTCTGCAGGGTGGACCGGATCGCGTTGGCGATGCCGCGCCGGGTGGCCGGCACCCGCGACATCAGCGCGGAGGTGTTCGGCGTCATGAACAGCCCCACCCCGAGCCCCACCAGGAACAGCGCCGCGGCGATGAACGGGTACGCGGTGTGCGCGCTGAGCGTCCCGGCGAACAGCAGCGCGCCGGCGCAGATCATCAGCATGCCGACGGAGGT belongs to Cryobacterium sp. SO2 and includes:
- a CDS encoding flavin reductase family protein, yielding MSPRDLTGAPVDLDLDAAAPVDPQSTVDADRDLDLDLDLVTALAPTDTHGLETISSDPSDIRSAFGKFPSGVAALCAEIDGVPTGLVASSFSVGVSYEPPLVLFSVQNSSTTWPVLRQGGRIGVSILGSDHARECYQLASRKGDRFAGLDTRTTELGALFIEGSSLWLDCEIYSETPAGDHTIVLLEVKSLKVSDDRDPLIYHSAAFRSLLPAEPKAA
- a CDS encoding alpha/beta fold hydrolase, whose amino-acid sequence is MHTPPAPPARTVIAPDNVQIATYEFGDPDAPTVLAVHGFASSALANFHATGWIRDLVREGYHVIAIDQRGHGQSDKPHSADGYSMDLLVTDVLTVLDTFMLDEVDYVGYSLGARVGWHAARFMPTRINRAVFGGIPDGDPLTRFRVDEARAFVQSGTPVTDALTAAYLKMAGAIRDNDLEALIALVEGMRDGPQPHAANAPEQRVLFATGSEDRILEASRALAEATPHASFFEIPGRNHFNAPTSRAFRDAAIEFLGLPGSD
- a CDS encoding nucleotide disphospho-sugar-binding domain-containing protein, coding for MAHIVLSVMPFAGHVAPATGLVAELVARGHSVTVYTGAHYRGRFEALGAAVHTWQAAPDFDEHNLPATFPGTDRPGRLAVRADIEQVFVRTLGGQARDLVHLHRRHPIDLLLGDVLTFGTGPAAELLDVPWVTVSFVPLSYPTPTLPMPGVGLSPGRGRGGRVRDAALRSVFALFSRRIGRLLTEQRDGLGLPPSTTPINRVLYSPRLNLASGCALLDFSRTDLPDTVRFVGRLPTVGGEHPLPDWWAQLGDRPVVLVTQGTLNIDARQLLRPALEALADVDVTVLATTGGVPLPFPAPENAFVADFVPFDRALGRASLVISNGGWGGTVETLAAGVPMIVAGGDRDKPEVAARVGYSGAGVNMRTGRPSARAVATAYARVVADPGFRDRARAVAAELDGLGGTGRAIDLVEEALADVGA
- the arsM gene encoding arsenite methyltransferase; translation: MSDKTATEKSAITEQVRERYAAQALQITDVSEGSCCGTPLETSGVFGSALYTGMEQAEVPDAAMLASIGCGNPTAVADLRPGETVLDLGSGGGIDVLLSARRVGPTGFAYGLDMTDEMLALARANAATAGATNVEFLKGFIEEIPLPNATVNVIISNCVINLSADKNAVVREMFRVLTPGGRLGLSDVVAENQLSESERIERGSFAGCIAGALSEEEYRVALTAVGFTDVSVEFTHEVAPQMHGAIVKAVKPS
- a CDS encoding isochorismatase family protein, whose protein sequence is MSTTPDTSSTDAAADYAAAGYTGGLEPGARPALIIVDPVVAYIDKTCGLYAGVEKPAEQMRVLAAAARAAGVPVYITTVVLAPDGSDAGVFFRKVPALAAFLPGSPYKEFIDSLAPLPGDTLITKQYPSAFFGTSLAANLVARGIDTAVIAGLSTSGCVRASAIDAMQNGFIPIIVEDAVGDRLPEVHAANIFDLGMKTGEIYSTAQVLAYWESL
- a CDS encoding transcription initiation protein, with amino-acid sequence MTKYLITFPAEALVVSDEEFPIVEAESRAVIEEAKAAGVYVFGGGINEGAAPVLVSADGSVGTEIYPGSELTGGFTVLELPTRADAVEWARKIAVACRCAQELREFHYDPGS
- a CDS encoding NAD(P)H-dependent oxidoreductase translates to MLKITILVGNPKPQSRTLKLAETLVDELLVAGTYDLRVIDLAVHSSHIFEWPSPEMAELNQAVADSDLLVVASPTYKATYTGLLKGFLDRYAANGLRGVTAIPVMTGADLSHSMGVDVNLRPLLVELGASVPTKGLYFVTGQMEKMEEIVAAWASENLAVLRLLQPLTMGMLGKNPESDVQTASDASATVSNGAGA